The region TGGGGATGTTGATTCCTGCTGAGTGCATCCTGTCTCTCCACTCTGGCGGCTGGCCACATATGGCCTGGCCAGGCCCGCTCCTCCAAACCCAGGCTCCACTGAACAAGGCCTATCAGACCCCACGTAGAAACTACCCAATGAGTAGAAACTACCCAATGGGGTCACCAGGGAGTGCTGGAACGTAGAGGCTGGCTTCCAGCAAATCCACAGTCGAGACGGATGCCAGCCAGCACTGCAGCCTCATGCACTCTGGGACCCTCAACAGCCCTGTTGTATTCCAGGTTCTCGAAGCCAGCACCCATGTTCCTGGATGACTCCTTCCGCAAGTGGGCTAGGATCCGGGAATTTGTGCCGCCTTTTGGGATCAAAGGTCAAGGTATGTTGGGGACCCTGCCCCACTCTATATTAACATCTTATCTCCCAGGTTACCTTCCTGGGCCTCAGGGCAGGGCTGTACCCTCAGCAGTCTCCCTGCTGGGGACCCCCcctaaaaaaaatcaatgccCTACCTCCCCTCTCTTTTTCCTGTCCTTGCTTGTTTCCTGCTTCTTTAGTGGAATGTTTGCTCAGAGCTTTCCACTTTGCTGGGACTAGGTACACAGTAGTGGAGTAGACAGATGTGGTCCTTCCCCTCACAAAGCTCCAGTATGACACAGACACTGGTACTTGGGGGGCAGGACAGTAAGGCCTCTGATGAGAGAACACAGTGCTGTGAGACCACCCAAAAGGGGTGCCTGAGACATCCGCACAAGAGGACTAGGTATGAGGGGGGACATCCCAGGGGAAATAGAGGCCGTGCCCCATGACTGCCCCCAGACCCCTCCGTCAACCCCTCCTGATGTTCTTCACCTTATGTAGCCTCCCCTCCAGTCCATCCTTATCCTGTCCAAGGCTAACCTTTCCGTCCGATACTCTCAGAACTGTCCCCTTCCGTTGCCTCAGGGACCTCACCATGCAGCTCCTGCCAAAAGACTTCTGCGTCACTGAGGGTTTAACAGTTCTGTTTCTGTGACAGATTCCCTGTTTCAGGGCATGGTAGATTTTTGGCTTTACATCATACATAGAAGGATCAGATCCCAGTTCTACCTCTCTACTAGCTGTGACCATGGACAAGTTGCCCACAtgtttttgctttagttttttcATCAGTGACATGGAGAGAATAAGACCACCATAGTAGGTTGTGgtcagaattaaatgagatgagtgTTAAAGGGTGATATCATTTAGCTAGCAGACTCCAGAATGCCCAAACTCTCTACTCAGCCAGCCCACCCCTTCCTGAAAAGAAGACAGTGGCCAGCAAAAGGATAGTCTTGAGCTGGAGCCTTGACCTTCAAAACCTCCAAGGTTGGGTTGAACCCCATGAACTCCTTTTTTTCATGGGTGCAGGGAGCCAAGCAGCCTAACTTTTCTCATACACCCTCACTCGAGATTCTGATCCTACTAAGcaatgaagggcagggaaggccAATACAGAGCCCATCATCCAGCAAGAAAAGTACCCCATAGTCTATGACCATTCTGCTAAGCTTCCCCTCctagaaaacaaaaacccaggccATAGCCTTGGCCTTGGTCAGTTAGCAGCAGTATGCTTTTCCTTACAGGTAGGAAAAGGAGGGGTCTGTGACCTTCCCCAAAGCCCACTGTAAAGTGTGTCTGAAGTCACTGGTATAGAACATTCCTTAAAGGAATGTCACCCTGACCCTCTCTCATTTGACTCCTGGAAAGATTGCCCGTGCCAATTGTCTCCTCTTCCTCACCATTCACCCCTGAAGAAtgtctccctcccaccaccacttCAGTGAAACTTCCCAGTACCCCCTGTGAGAGCCCAAGGATACTTTTCAGTCCTTCACTTGACCTCTTGGCTGCATCTGACAGTATTTTCCactccatcttttaaaaaaaattataaggttAGACAAATTGAGACAGTAGTGtggaaacatatgcattaccatatgtaaaatagacagtcaGTGGGAATTCGCTATATGTCAGCAGGGAGCTCAGTCTgacgctctgtgacaacctagaagggtgggatgaagtgggaggtaggagggaggttcgaCAGGAAATGGACATACGTATGcctctggctgattcatggcggcgtatggcagaaaccagcacaatattgtgaagcaattatcctccaattaaaaatagataaaattttttttaaaaaaggaaaaaaaataagaattaaagattttaaaatttaaaaaataaaaactaaaaaaaaataaataaaataaaaaaggaaaaaaaattaaaagattgttGTGTTTAATTTTGGAGGCATCCTTTCTTTACATGAAGTATTTCAGGGTTATAAGGAAGCATAAAGACTGATAAAATGAGCGTCCATATACTCTCTACTCAGTTCAGAAATAACACATGAGATACAGTTCAAGTTCCATGTAGCCTTTCCTACTCcgtcccccaccctccccaggagACCAGTATCCTGATTTTGGTGTTATGGCTCCATGCCTGTTTATGTATTTGTACAGCCTGTTTATATATCCATTAAAAATATGGCATGGTTTTTGCATGTTTTTGAACTTTATCAACAGTattgcatatgtgtatgtgtctttcaaactgattttttttgctTATACTCTTCAGATTTATCTGTATTGGTACAGGTTACTCTAGGTCATTGATTTTGTAACTACTGTAGAGTATTCCATATACCACATTTAATCTATTTTCCTTTGGTGAACTTTTAGGTTGCCTCCAACAttttgctattacaaacagtTCTGCAATGAATGTTCTTGTACATGTTTCCTTAAACAAGTGTGTGACCTTTCTGATGCTGTCCACCTAGGAGTAGAGTTGCAAGGTGTTTGTCTGTGCACAGCTACGTCTTCATTTGATATGAAGATGTTTCCCACTGTGGTTGTACCAGCTTACTTATCTTCAGGTCTTTATGTATATTATCTTTTTATCTTCCTAACAATTCTGCACCGCAGGAATTCCCATCTTCATTtgaaagatgaggaaatagagcCCAAAGACAGCTAAGTGATTTACCTAAGGTCACAGAATTCATAAGcaacagagccaggatttgagtcCAAGGCTGATAGCATCATCTGTTATACTATAATGCTCTTGTTATACCAAAGTTTGAAAGAGCAGTCATTGCCAGAGCCAGAGAGAGGCCAAGAAGAATGAGGCCTGAATATGGTCATATGATCTGAGAGCAGAGATGTCACAGAGCCCTTGCTACGGGTAGCCTGAGTGGAGAGCAGGTGGGCAGGTGCCAGGTCACGGGGCTTGAAGATGTAAGGTGGTAGAGACAGCCTGGCAAGAACAGGATTAGGGATCGGCAGTGTTGGAGGAAGTGAGGGGAAGGTGGCCTCAGAAAGTGAGGCCAAGTGGCCTGAGCTGGGGACCTGGCTGGGACTACTTGAGCTCTTTACCAGTGGTGTCCCCTCCTTTGCTTCCTGGTGTCTGCTTGGTGGGGACACAGAGTCATCGTGTGGTCTCTCTCTTTAACTGGCACTCCTATTCCTGGGGAGACTGATGCCCCAGCTCCCAGGCAAGGCCCACACCTGAGGGTACATGTCCCTGGGGCCTGACTGCAGAGTTTCCAAAAGCCAGCTGAGACTGCTAAGGAagggccagggaagcctgaggaagGAGCTGTGTGCGGGTGCTGTCAGGCTTCAGACAGAGGCGTGTGCCCAGGCCTATTCTCCCGCCTGCATCTCCTTTCTCAAGGAGAAAGGTAGGCCAGTGGCCCAGCCTTGTATGCAGAGCTCCTTCCCTGATCTTAGCCCCAGGACCATGTACCTTCAGCTCATCAGCAAACGTCTTCTGGGAACCCTTATGTGACCTCTAACAGTtacctccctccccttccacaGACAATCTGATCAAAGCCATCTTGTCCGTCACCAAAGAGTACCGCCTGACCCCCGCCTTGGACAGGTAAGCCATTCCCCAGCTTCCTGCCCCTCAGCTGCCTGGCACGTGCAGAGGAACCGAGGCCCAGCTGGCCTTTCCCTTGTCCTGGGCAGATTCTGCAGCACAACCACACATCCACACATACACTGGGGCAGATAAGCAGGTAAGCAGGGCCATTGCACTGAGCTAGCCACCCCGTTGAGCTATAAGCACTTGGCAAGACATGTCAGTCCTCAGGCAGCAGAGGTCTGAGAGACAGAACAGAATGTACTGGGTTGGGATCAACTCAGCACTGGGACTGGGGGCCTGGGTGGTGGGGCGCCTGAGAGGGTTTAAATCCAGGAGGTAGTGACAGCTCAGAAGCCAGTAGACCCTGGATGGATGAAGCCCCAGGGTCAGAGGTGGGAGAAGCAACATAAGTAGGGCTCTCAGGTGGCTGTTGGATGCATGGGGTCTTCTGAGTTAGAAAGGAGTTCCGCCTTAAGTCCTGGCGCCCCCAGGCTCATTCCTCTGTCCTTGTTTCCCTAGCATAGCCCTCAGGCTCAGCCCACTTTTTCCTCTCCCTGGAAAGCTGCCCCCAAACCCACTAACCCTTGGGGAGTCTTTAACCCAGAATGCCATCTTACCAGAGCCTCCCCCTCACCACCCCAGAGTCAGTGCCCAAGCACCTTTCACGCCCatgtttccctggagaagagtcAGGGATCTGAGAGCCCCAGTCGCCCAGCTCTCCGCAATGTGGTTCCAGCCTCTCAGAAATGCTGCTAGAGGCTCACTGGTCTTCCTTGTCCATCCCAGCCTGTGTCTAGCCAAGGGCATGGGCTCAGGGGCCAAAGCAGCAGGGGGAGAGGAGACCTGATGGCCAGGTCTCCAGAGGTCTCCACCTCTGTCCCCTCAGCCTCAGCTGCCGTCGCTGCATCATCGTGGGCAACGGAGGTGTCCTGGCCAACAAGTCTCTGGGGTCACGAATTGATGACTATGACATTGTGGTCAGGTGAGCTCCTCAAAGCAGTGCCTCAGGTACCTTCGTGTCCTGGCCCAACCCCCTGATCCCTGAGCCCATTAAAGACTGTCTGTCCATTTGGGCCATTGGACTGGAGGTCAGTAGAAGCCTCAAGGAGAACCCAGGTTGGAGGGCTTTGGGGCAGAAAGCTAGGAGGCTCCACGTGGCCTGGGCTTCCCATCCTCTGCCCCTGGGGTCTTCTGGGGTCATGGTGTCTCCCCAAACACAGGCCTGCAGAGCGCACgcagtgagcccaggacaggctCTGTCTGAGCGGGCCTGCTCTCTGTAGACTGAACTCAGCGCCAGTGAAAGGCTTTGAGAAGGACGTGGGCAGCAAAACCACACTGCGCATCACCTACCCCGAGGGCGCCATGCAGCGGCCCGAGCAGTACGAACGCGATTCCCTCTTTGTCCTCGCGGGCTTCAAGTGGCAGGACTTCAAGTGGTTGAAATACATCGTCTACAAGGAGAGAGTGGTGAGCTCCCTG is a window of Ovis aries strain OAR_USU_Benz2616 breed Rambouillet chromosome 1, ARS-UI_Ramb_v3.0, whole genome shotgun sequence DNA encoding:
- the ST3GAL3 gene encoding CMP-N-acetylneuraminate-beta-1,4-galactoside alpha-2,3-sialyltransferase isoform X4, with the protein product MTAIFPRFSKPAPMFLDDSFRKWARIREFVPPFGIKGQDNLIKAILSVTKEYRLTPALDSLSCRRCIIVGNGGVLANKSLGSRIDDYDIVVRLNSAPVKGFEKDVGSKTTLRITYPEGAMQRPEQYERDSLFVLAGFKWQDFKWLKYIVYKERVSASDGFWKSVATRVPKEPPEIRILNPYFIQEAAFTLIGLPFNNGLMGRGNIPTLGSVAVTMALHGCDEVAVAGFGYDMSTPNAPLHYYETVRMAAIRESWTHNIQREKEFLRKLVKARVITDLTSGI
- the ST3GAL3 gene encoding CMP-N-acetylneuraminate-beta-1,4-galactoside alpha-2,3-sialyltransferase isoform X5, with translation MGLLIFVRNLLLALCLFLVLGFLYYSAWKLHLLQWEDSNSVVLSFDSAGQTLGSEYDRLGFLLKLDSKLPAELATKYANFSEGTCKPGYASALMTAIFPRFSKPAPMFLDDSFRKWARIREFVPPFGIKGQDNLIKAILSVTKEYRLTPALDSLSCRRCIIVGNGGVLANKSLGSRIDDYDIVVRLNSAPVKGFEKDVGSKTTLRITYPEGAMQRPEQYERDSLFVLAGFKWQDFKWLKYIVYKERVPFPKQGQGQAESSR